In the Dictyostelium discoideum AX4 chromosome 6 chromosome, whole genome shotgun sequence genome, GAATCAATTTAACCAAATACTAACAGATGGAATCATTCCATCGAGTGTGAAAACACTGATATTCGGTGACAGTTTCaatttaccattatttaaaaatgcaaTTCCATCAAGTGTGCAAACCTTGAAATTCGGtttaaaattcaaacaatatttaaacaaaaattcAATTCCACCAAGTGTGAAATCATTAACCTTTGGAAACGGGTTTAATAAACCATTAACCAATGAATCAATTCCATCAAGTGTTGAATCATTAACATTTGGTAATTGTTTCAATAGAGAATTACTACCAGGTGTAATTCCACCAAGTGTCAAATCATTAACATTtggaaatgattttaataaaccattAACCAAACAATCAATTCCATCAAGTGTTATCTCATTAAcatttggtaataaatttaatcaacCATTACCTGACGGAGTGCTACCTCCAAATCttttaactttaaaatttggtAACTCCTTTAACCAACCGAAATCAAATATATCAATTCCTCAAActgttaaatcattaaatttttaaatttttaaatttattgaatttttataaattttattataattgatgTTTGTTAAAA is a window encoding:
- a CDS encoding hypothetical protein (Similar to Dictyostelium discoideum (Slime mold). hypothetical 97.7 kDa protein), whose protein sequence is MIKEENKFLFYIWRNLYLKNKILQQVKYLNNNIFIVEIKSKEELLNHKFRDLIKVIIYNSNEDICKGDLPSNIVKLSFGRGFNKPIPSGAIPLTVKSITFGMFFNQKLTLGIVPSSCKLLKFGEFYNQNLIPNQSIPPSVENLEFGFMYNEKLIKGSIPSSVTYLTFGNQFNQILTDGIIPSSVKTLIFGDSFNLPLFKNAIPSSVQTLKFGLKFKQYLNKNSIPPSVKSLTFGNGFNKPLTNESIPSSVESLTFGNCFNRELLPGVIPPSVKSLTFGNDFNKPLTKQSIPSSVISLTFGNKFNQPLPDGVLPPNLLTLKFGNSFNQPKSNISIPQTVKSLNF